Sequence from the Ectothiorhodospira sp. BSL-9 genome:
ACTGGACGGCACCTCGCCTGCGTGGATGGATGCGGTACTACTGCCGCTATCGGGGTTCGGAGTTCCAGACCCTGGCCGACTACGTTGACTTCCTGATCGTTCGCTGGGCAATGCGGAAATACAAGCGCCTGCGAGGGCATAAAACTCGCGCTTACGCATGGCTGGATCGACAGAGAGTTAAGCTCAGATCTGGTGTATGGGGGAAGGAAGTGAAGGTGGCGTATCCTGTTGATTGATCACGACCAAGATCTCAATCAACAAAAGCGGATACGCCATGACCAAGTCTACCCTTCAAGCTGTTTCACAACCAGAACCGCAGGCCACGGATCCGCTGCACGAGCTGCTGCGCCAGGGTGCCCGCGACCTGATTGCCCAGGCGGTCGAGGCCGAACTGGCCACTTTCCTGGCGCAGCATGCCGAGCAGCGCCTCGACGATGGGCGCCAGGCGGTGGTTCGCAATGGCTACCTGCCCGAGCGCACGGTGCAGACCGGGATCGGTGATGTCAGCGTCCAGGTGCCCAAGGTGCGTGACCGCAGTGGCGGTGGCGCCTGCTTCAACAGCAGTCTGCTGCCGCCCTACCTGAAGCGGGCTCGCAGCGTTGAGGAGTTGATCCCCTGGCTCTACCTGAAGGGGGTCTCCACCGGGGACTACCAGGAGGCCCTGAGGGCATTGCTGGGTGAGAAGGCCAAGGGGCTCTCGGCCAACACGGTTTCACGGCTCAAGAAGCAGTGGGAGGATGAGCACACAGCGTGGCGGCAGCAGGACCTGTCAGACCGCCGCTACGTCTACTGGTGGGCTGACGGCATCTACAGCAAGGTGCGCATGGATGACCGCTTGTGCCTGCTGGTGATCATCGGGGTCACGGAGCATGGCCGCAAGGAGCTGGTGGCTGTCGAGGATGGCTTCCGTGAGTCGGCGGATAGCTGGGAGGCGCTGCTGACCCACTTGCGGGAGCGCGGCCTCACCACCGGCCCCAAGTTGGCTGTGGGCGACGGTGCCATGGGGTTCTGGGCAGCGCTGAGCAAGATCTATCCACAGACGGACCATCAGCGCTGCTGGGTCCACAAGACAGCGAATGTGCTCAACAAGCTGCCCAAGTCGGTGCAGCCCAAGGTCAAGTCCGATCTCCAGGAAATCTGGATGGCGCAGACCCGAGAAATGGCTCACCAGGCCTTTGATCGCACCCTGAAACGCTTCGAGGCCAAGTACCC
This genomic interval carries:
- a CDS encoding IS256 family transposase, whose translation is MTKSTLQAVSQPEPQATDPLHELLRQGARDLIAQAVEAELATFLAQHAEQRLDDGRQAVVRNGYLPERTVQTGIGDVSVQVPKVRDRSGGGACFNSSLLPPYLKRARSVEELIPWLYLKGVSTGDYQEALRALLGEKAKGLSANTVSRLKKQWEDEHTAWRQQDLSDRRYVYWWADGIYSKVRMDDRLCLLVIIGVTEHGRKELVAVEDGFRESADSWEALLTHLRERGLTTGPKLAVGDGAMGFWAALSKIYPQTDHQRCWVHKTANVLNKLPKSVQPKVKSDLQEIWMAQTREMAHQAFDRTLKRFEAKYPKAMACLAKDRDELLAFYDYPAEHWVHIRTTNPVESTFSTVRLRTKRSRSCGSRATTLAMVFKLLQSAQKRWRRIKHFQKLELVVNNVKFQDGEQVIDQSDRKAA